The genomic region GAGAGTGATGCGTAGTGAGACAAGGGGTCGTATCATGGTTagctggctcctacaccctaccgATAAGGTTCCATTGGTGAGGGGACTCATGATTGTAACCCTTGCATTAGCCATGTGCCCTAATGGGCATGACAaacatatgcatggaggactcatctatgccatgtgagcgatggagagacacaggagagtatactcttggggtcggaGCATGCTTGCGTATCTCTATCACAACCTTAGGGAGTATGTGTTTGGGAAAGGATACAGCCTGATGACATGCACGCTCctataggtgtggatgtttgagcatattacttGCACTAGGCCTAGTTGAGCCCCCATAGAGCTATTCCCAGAGAagcctagggtattttcttatcctcTTACCTGTGAGTGGTGATTGGGCGATCTCCTGTATTGGAGGTTGAGCTTGGATAGATTGATAGCGGGTggggtcatatggagaccctacctcaggatgtacatGTGTGCAGGGATATGTAGGAAAATGTTCAACATGCAGAGGAACCGTCTATTAGAGGGGTGGTATAGCCACATAGTTATTcccttctactttgaccaagtTTGGCGATAGTTCGGGTTCAGGGAATGTGTTCCTATTGATGTGCCTATGTACATCTGATACTCACGCATGATGccgaggctaggagccattcctaggcctaccagtgatgagatcgATATCACAAAATCAAATGGGTCGAATGAGGacatagcgatagattatagagatgattcagATGCACACcgatggtacatcacatggtgggtgAGTACATACCCTGGAGCCATGTTCCCAGTAGACTTCCCTCGAGGGAACCCCGGACCATGGAGACAATTAGTTGACAAAAATGAATATGATGCATCTGAGGAGGGCTCATATGATCAAACTGATGATACAGAGGAGCAAGAGACAGGCAGAGATGGAGAGGATCTTGATACCGGAGAGGGAGATCAAAATGGAGATGATTAGGAGGACGAAGATGAGGAGGAGGGTGACAAGGACgatgaggaggacgatgaggaggatgatgaggaggaggatgaggaggatgatgaagaggaggaggaggacgagtcAAATGCAGCTGCTCATCACTTTGgggaggataccatagccctagatccatcaAGTCTCCCACTTTAGGCAGAGAGGGACCCTAGAAGGGGTCCTGATCCTGGTCCCCATCAGCACACACCTACTATACAAGGACAGTATGAGCGCGGAGAGCCTAGCAGATCCCAGTCTTAGGCAATTGCTATCCACAATCCCTACTGGCGAGAGGGAGATCTAGATAAAGTGTCatgttattgatttaatttatgtatcttacttacttagatttgatgatatagaatgttactgatagAAATTTCTCTTTATCTTGTAGCTACCGTCCAAGAGTGGAGTTCTCTAATTCAAAATATAGTGACAAACCTTATTGTGAATGAgcacattcctagttcctcacagatatcATATAGATCCCAGAGGAATGCAGGATGACAcgaggacatttggtcccctattcAAACGGAGGTGGAGGTCCCATGAGAGAGATTATGATAGATAGAACGTGACCTAGCAGCATCACAGACAGAGGCAACCAAATAacgagggatcatgatggagagggatcatagGAGCTCTTCACGGAGTCACTTGTGGTCCATATCATGATATACCCCCATGGAGCCACCCCCATGGCCATATTAGGAGGGGGAATCTAGCCACCATCCTTCAgttactagtcctagggataggagatgattttgatgtattgatgcatatattatgatactcatggatatgttattttaatttttaaacaatatatgcattgcTTATATTAGAattaacatattgagtaatgagcatatacatatctaattttaatttctatgtgattgatttctcaatgcttcatgattaaattgatacatgtgtgatttaattggataactaagtatttaatcaaatgctactttgattatgtaaaagaagaatgtattaagcctaaGAACTATATAACTAGtctgatttaattaactctaattaaacacaacatgatataattctacttaacacataagaaattgtataacatgctagcacatatgaaatgtaaatctattacaatttacataaaaagaatccaagaTAAACAACAAAGTAATAAAACATGCTTGTCGAGAATGAAGTAATGCaaaccaaacaatataacatcattcaaTGTTACCtattttaatgaagacatgctaacatattacccaatttttaagaaagggatatagagagagagagagagagaataaagaagactaggaagagagaaagaaaaagaaaaataactaggcatagtatctatgaaggtgcatagcatttatgggttccttgagaggcgtaccttccacatctgctatcctgtaagaacctgatccatagaccttgacaacaatgtatggtccaagccaattagggctgagtTTTCCTTTCTCTTCTGGTAAGGCATTCACGTAACGTCGATTCTTGTAAAGGACCAAATCACCTACTAAAAAGGAATGTCGTAGCTtggttgcaaagttttatgatataaTTGAAAATGCTCGAGGGCATTTATACAACGTTCATCAAAAATCTCAATTTTTTGAAGTTTatgctctctataggaatcatcatccactatacccctaagagaaactctcaaagaaggaatttataactccaaaggcataatggcattagcaccataaacaagattataaggagtacaacccatagAAACACCTACACTCGTGCTATAGGCCCATAGatcataggttaattgagtatacCAATCCTTACCATGCGTGTTTATAGTCTTTCAgataatttgttcaattatcctattagaagactcaacttgaccatttgattgaggataatttgGTGTATAAAATCTATGTTGAATATTATATTTCTCGAGAaaattcttcacatccttattttttaaTGGCGTTCCATTAGCTCAAACTAAGGcagaaggtatcccaaattgagaaataatgttttccaaaattaattgacaaattacttcagcgatagtggatcaaagaggaacaacttccacccatttcataaagtaatcagtggcagttataatgaaggtatgtccttgagatgaaggaggagattttttaccaacaagatccaaaccccatgtagaaaagggccaagattcTACCTGtgatcgaagttcttgggcaggggcatggatcaaattgctatgtctGATGACATattttaacaaatgcaaaggaatccttttccatggttttccaatagTATCACATTTAGAGCAATATCTGAACTAAGGACCTACCCCCAAAATTCCCCcgacaagcacctgaatgtgcttccttaagagcaatagggattttagCTTTGTTTAAGCATTGAAGAAGAAtgccattataacccctcctataaagaactttacaaaggataatgtatctagcaaccAATTTGCAAATCCTAACTGTAGTATTCTTACTTgtagagtcaggaaaggtaccatcactcagatatctcatgatatgcgaataccattcatcagaatctataacgcaacaatatgccacatcactaggattatcagcaatagccagggtagtgaggttgtgaatagtgaatttaagatctacgaAGGGGTCCTCTATAGACACAAGAGAGGAAAAACATTCCATCGCATTAGcgtgtcgattatcttttcaaggaacaagctccatggtataagaattgaattTTTTCAAGGATAAAGGTAGacctctatattgtgataatttgtcttgcttagcttgataaactcctatcacttgtcttatgattagttgagaatctccataaatatgtagacgtttcacactcaatgccaaggttgTTTTAATCccagctataagagcttcatattcaacaatgttgtcagtacataagaaattgagatgatatgataaaggaataggcttcttttgagatgaaattaagaccacccctgccctCGATCTTGGACGaaacttagagccatcaaagtacaattcccaagtctcattaacctcaatggaaaaaatgtattcatttgaaaaagactctagattaggtagggagaagggtgaaggagcatcaactaagtgatcagtcaatgcttgaccctttattggcttttgtgagacaaacttaaggtcaaaatttggtcaacatcataacccacttagctaaatgTCTGGAAAGGTCAGTTTTGGCGAAAAGAtgcttaagaggatcaaatttaatgataacatggatctcagcattcaagagataatgcctcaacttttgggttgcaaagactaaagcaaggcactgtctTTCTTTTGTAGAATATCAAACTTCGTAATCGAGTAGAatgtgacttatgtaataaaccgggcaTTCTCTACcctccttatcacattgtgccaataaggctgcaagagctTGATGGGAAGCAGTGGTGTATAGAAGGAAAGTCTTAGTAGGAtcaacaggttgaagaataggaggattggccaaataggtctttaggtcttcaaatgcttgatgataatcctcattccattgaaaagtgatattctttttaagcaattatgtgaagggaaaggtacgatctggAAGTTGAGAGACGAACCAACGAATAGCTTGGATTTTTCCCTGCAAAATTTTTActtgggagacattcttaggaggtggcatgttaacaataacatctgtcttcttcgtatccacctcaatgccatgatgtgaaactatgaatcctaatagttttccactatccacaccaaaaacacattttgggggattcaaatgcatattatacttatgaattctctcaaagatttgacgaaggatcttaacatgatctgtacaaAGAATAGATTTGTCTAATATTTgatcaatgtaatcttctaaggttttatgcatatagtcatggaagatgataTTCATAAcacgttgataagttgcacctgcatttttcaatccaaaaggaatcacaatccaacaaaacgtacaccaaggggtggtaaaagtagttttatattgatcttggggattaatGAAGATtggattatatcctaagaaaccatccataaagatTGATAAAGAATGTCTGCTACCGCATCCACTATAATATCGATATtcgggagaggaaagtcatcctttaaagaggccttgtttaaatcttgaaaatccctacacatcctaatcttgttttcagctttagccatGACCACAATGTTTCAAATCCATGGTGAATAATCGATAGGACGAATGAATCTAGATTCCAACAGTTTTTTAATCccaactttaacaagtaatgccactttagggtgaatctttcgaatCTTCGGCTTCACAGGTTTAACATCACGAGTTAGGACAATTTTATGAGTTAAAATCGTAGGATCTACAACAAGCATGTCAGAATACATCAAAGAAAATTTCTTAGGGAACTCATGTAACAACTCGACATACTGTTTTGCTCTTCtttgtcaagacatttccctatcttgatgattttgtCTTCAATAcgaggatccatcttgatatcaatggtgtcatttatcaAGAGATTgatttgttgaggagcatcttttaattgaggaaataatttaactatctcattgttatttatttctttcctATAGTAAGATTCCatatttagacaatagggaaaactgcagttatggtgataacgaggaaggttgtcataagctcccaagaatttagctaaggaatcatcggtagaaaaaacatccaaagaaaagacacaagaagggtcacagtcaatatattctggatattttagCGAAAGAGAAGttgaaatgacattaacactaatagatggtctcttagaggctttagtgtgcttgaaaggatcataaccaagcacaaatgtcatatcacagaagatgttttccaagggaaccttaatatcttgttcttgagcaccacatccatttacattatatccacacctagctaggatatgaaaaccaggaccataaaggttagtcatttgcgaagaagaaggaggatttgaaAAAGTGAAGGACCAAAATCCTTTAGACCACAAACTAAGGGAGATGAATTCTGagaagccgccacaaagttattactcaatgacccagataaagtagatttctttttaggttcttcttcttctttcttcttttcgaccttaggaTCTCTAGGGGGATTTTatattcccctatgaaagtaggattgaaatccaAGGATCCCCCATAATCTTCTACAAGAATATTTTTCCGGAGATAAAGTGTTCTCAATCATAGAATCAGGctaagaagactcttcctcaagaaccatAGATCCACATGAGGAACTATTGGGAATCAATCCAAATATAAgagataggtttgatgaacctGTCACACTAATCGAAGTAGAAACTTTAGAGGAattgtctaagatagttggggaagaattgattgaagaggatttggaacttgatgtttgtaaacaagcctaaaatcttgtgtcacctaactaggtgtatgttgtattgttgtgaataaacttgatttgcctatgcaatgtggaaggaacaacttgcatgctatgaatccagggtctccctagcaacaagttgtacatcaactctccagacatgacatggataggtgtaggtaaagtaacatgACCTAACTTAACaagaaaggtgatgatacctaatgaagatttagcaacacTATCGAAGCCACAAATAGTGAGAGAAttaggcttaataagagatgtattaACATAGATCTTATGTAAGACGTTAATGCTATAAACATTAATGCTAGAACCATTATCCACTAGTTTTCATCTTATCACACTATCATTTACAATAACCACAATAaataagggatcatattgttgttgaacttcactagagggaagctcatcttgtgtaaacaaaATATGAGCCTTAGGtgttgtaatagagtgaatcaaggaagccatattattggatgtcactacaGGTGGGACATTCAATAGTTTCAAGGCATCTTATAGCATTTCATAATGAGTCGAGGAAGTTTGAagtaaatcccaaagggatatcttggcaggagtagccaTAAGTTGTTcgataagatcatattccttaccaagggtatGTGAAATGCAAGGTGCTTGAGGCAGAATGAGTTGAGGATTAGGTAGAGGAGTCAGAACAACTGAAGAAGGGTTAGGTTTCCTATTATTtattgtgttataggtatgggcaactacattataactctccttagtcagttgtctagcatagctataaggactcttagtgggattccttccttgaaccataatgatgggcttgtttggagtgctaaaggaatcatgactatatccaccttgaaccatgaaaagaggttgattaggaagaggtgaagttggagaaggacaagcaccttggacaacaaagAGTGGTTTGCTATGTTCagtcacattgatcatattgattaaccttttagatgcattattcttgtttgaaagtttaggaaaagacataaagtcatcaagggtatcatccaataaagcatgatcatagtgattgaaaggcttatatttggactcaaaaggagacataacataatAGAGGGAATCATGAGAGTCAACAATGTTGCTAAATCTAGTGGAGGAGCTAATAGGAATGTgaccatgagaggaatcattcaacttatctttctcatcaccacgaaatggcatagtaacaaggttgattaattttttgGAAAATgtaggtttagaaggcttagggtttaaAAAAttatctagagcttcatctaattcatccttactaaactcataatcaacaaaattgcatacataatcaaaagcatgaacatattgtaaataaaaatttaacattttgaaatgaaaattgaatgaaacttaaacacacaatgcaaggaaaataaaaGGAACCTATCtctttttttctaaatgttttgaaagaaaattaaataagttagatctagatctaacaatgaaatgaaatgaaaattaaattggattcacgttgggttcaccaaagatgtgtaggagcaaaagtgagactaagtatggaaaccctaatcccactctcatacacactcatggaatatgaaagagtctACGGAGGTAACGCCcgtcggctacttcttatgagaaagagagagtcatggattacctcttaggttttctattccttttttgtaattgAGAGAGAAGAATGACGccaaatgcaatctaacctagaaaacaAGTAAGCAAACAAATcttaatctgagaatgcagatcaaagaacaactaatATACTGCTGCAAAAGACATAttagaaggaaaaatcagaggtgcacttGTGTCTAAAATCTGAGAAGCAATGtacaggaccaaggtgccacgccactatcctgattctgcaattctagAGCTGAAACTGACAGAAAGGATTGTTGAGACTGCAAAGTGTTGTTCTTCCAAGTCCTGCTAACAAAgggcaggaccatggtgccatgccactatcctaggaAATTCCAGGGAACCACACCCTTTTTCTTGGGGTTTATGCCAACATCTGCAACCCAGAACTATCCCTGTGTGCTCTTCCGGTCCCGAAACTTCCAACAACACTCAGATCCGAACTTGTTCCTAAAGCGGAAAAAGAGGGTTTgggatggctatatagggttttgccttattcaaacccccgtgttggtgattttcacctccatgAATAGTTgataatatactaaaaatgtgtgtgcaagaaccttttgtgtgtgcaagatcctaagaatgaaagtaaacaacctagagaaaccctaaagagtaaaccctaattgcttataattgacaaaataaATGCTCTAAATTCACAATGCAAAATGATTTAAAGTgtgaatgtgaatcaaaatgaagcttatgcaaagacatgaaaacaacatgaaaccataccaaaccccaagggagaggtacaagccaatcgttagtCAATggtctcctattgttcttctacatcttcaaaagcccccaattgagtaaatgatgcttgatgaatgttcgatggatgaatgttgaattttgttgaagacttctaagatctactctttcgctgcaaagaaggctctaatgctccaaaaacgtTCTCTTAggttcttagaagaagacccttttcaaatgaagaaagagagctcttaaatatgaaaccctagatcttaatttcatgtttaggctgacctaggatttgaatttcccgctaatattttggggttaagcattattatatcataggattgtactCCCAAAATTTCGGGGAAAACCGCAGActatgtgcattcccaccacggtcggaccaacttttcaccaaatttttggggccgttagatatgatagTATTAAGCATGTCGCAAAGTTATagttgatttcgagatgttttgataatCGAAATCGGGCCTAAACAATCAAAATAAGACATAGTTAGGGTTTATGactaaatgattcattggaggaataagatgaaaaggggcacacttaggttaAAGGGCCCAGCTTTagaacatgtaaagtgatgaaacatgaccttagatttaattaaattaattaattaaatgcaaaaggggaattagaaatgcaagatgcaagacacactaaggcaggcgctaacctaagcatgaaattgtaccaccctagcgagggtgtacaatttatgacactacataatCAAATATTTAGTACGCAAACATATTAAAAAGATAATTTTGTCCAAACTGCTTGGAGTATTATAGCATTAAActattcatgatttaattgatacAAAACCTTTACAAATTGCTTATATTTATATATGGTTTATTAAAATATTAGAAGATACATCTAATCATATCTATCATTAAAACTTTTAGAATAAttgaattcatttttatttttgaaactCTTTTATGCAAAACTCTCTAATATCATCCGACTATTAAGATAAGTgctatcaagtttccacaatccatgctaatGTATAATAATTGTTTCTAGATTTGATCGTATGTACCAATTTTTTAACATCAATGTTTGGAATCACACTGGAGTGATTCATCTCCTTGGTTTTCCtactcatcctgatgatgaatcacgaagtgtgattcaaaacgttgatgttAAAAAATTGGCACACACAATGAAATCCAAAAACAATTGAGCTATTAAGATTTTCATTTAAAATTGATTAAAAAGTTTGAATTCTATTCAACACcaacaataaaaaatagaaaaaatgttcacatttagaaacattatatctaTGATACAACAAAAGAATTTGAAACAAAAATCtatctttttattattttcaaagAGCTCTAAAATGGCTACTTCAATAAAACCATTTGTATATGTTTgtatgaaaattttaaataaaataatgctttAAGAGGCGTCTTATGTTTAAATTCCTGTACATTTTACTAGGTCTCCTATTGCAAGTATAGCAAAAAGTGTAGCTACGAATGATTTACCTGCACCTATAGTAGCTTCATTCTCATCTAAAGAACCCAACCCAATCACACCAGATCATTTGAAGGTAAGAAAACTAAAATATCTGATTGGAATTTCAAATTCCCTTTCCAAGGGAGATATATGGCTCTTACTAACTACCACACTAATCTATTCACATCATATTTTCTTGACAGCCTGACATCACTGCACCAGGTGTAGATATTCTAGGAGCTTGGTCAAATGCTGCACCAGTGAGCATGGATCTTTTGGACAAAAGAGTAGTGGATTTTAACATAATATCTGGAACAGCCATGACATGCCATCATGCCACAGGAGCAGCTGCCTATGTTATGTCATTTCATCCTGACTAGTCTCCTGCTGCCATCAAATCCGCTCTCATGACCACAGATGCATATCCATTTCACTACCCAAAAAATTTAtacattcattttatttttcttatcttcacaatttcaatttgttgctacAGCATCAACATTGGATGCAACATTAGATGGCAATGAAGCTGCAGAATTAGGATATGGTGCAGGGCAGATTAATCCTTTCAAGGCCATCAATCTGGGGCTTGTGTATGACACCAATGTAGATTCTTATATCAATATGCTATGTAGCCAAGGATACAATGAAACATTTTTACGTTTACTGACAGGAGAATTTATCGTGTGTTCTTCAAATTTATCTAACAACGGAGTATGGGAGCTTAACTATCCTTCTATAATGGTTATTGGCAATGTAAGTGAGCCCTTTTTGGCTCAATTTCTAAGAACAGTTACAAATGTAGGACCTGCAAAATCTACCTAGCAAGCCAAAATAGAGGCACCTTTCGGAATGAACATGACAGTGGAACCAGATACACTCACTTTCACATCCTCCAACCAGAAGAAATCATTCAATGTGGAAATTAAAAGTCAAGTTGTTACGATTTTCTATTAGGTGCATTGCCATGTAGCTATTatgagaaaaataacaagtgcataaaatttgcaaagaagaacaatagcacataacacacagatttacgtggaaaaacctAGTAAAAATATACCAATAAAAAATCATAGGCAAATTTAGTCTTTCGTATTGATTCTCAGGAAttacagagttacaacaatctTAAAAATTGTTCTCGCCTtgttttcaaaagagggaaatctactctatatatatacaaatttgagAAACTTAATGCTACAATTAAGTTCTCAAATTTGCCACCTCTAACCCTTCTAATGCCACCAGTATAGTCATATTATTGACTAAGCCTATATGTGGCTATCAATCATCTACAAGGTTGACACATATAGAGTCCAACTTGATTCTCCTATGAATCACTTAATACTTTACTAAGTCAACACAACCGAGTTGCAGAGTCCTAgttgaagacaacttactaaatataataAGTACGACTCACACAACTACATGTATGACACATGCAGGAGCAAAGTCCTAATAGAAGACAACTTGTATGACACATATGGAAGCAAAGTCCTAattgacttcacattccaacattctcccacttgaagtcaaGTTTCAAACTCTAAATAAATCCTCTACTAAAAGACCATTTCCAATGCTGCCTATCATCACATAATCTGCAGACCAATAGAAGTTCTACACCAAATAAACTTCTCTATACTAACAGGTTTCATCATAATATCTACAGGGTTTACATCAGTGTGAATCTTGGCTAAAGAGATCTATCCTCCTTCCACCACTtcacgaacaaagtgatattgaatatCACTATGCTTTGTTCCGGCATGGTAAGTTGAGTTTCGTGCTAAGAGTAAagcactttgactgtcacagtGCAGTACCATGTTATCTTGCTTCACTTGCAATTCACCCAAAATTTTATGAagccaaatcatctccttgctagcatGTGTTGCTGCCATATATTCGGCCTCAGTAGTAGACAATGCCACCACTGCCTGCAACTTCGACACCCAACTAACAACACCTCCAGATAAAGAGAAAACATAACCTGTTGTAGAGTTTCTATTATCTCTGTCTCCACCAAAATCTGCATCCACATACCTATTAACTTGAAGACTACTCCCATTGTAATAGATAGCAGCATCTAAAGTGCTTCTCAAATATCTGAGAATCCACTTCACAGTTGTCCAATGATCAGTTCCAGGATTCGCCATGTACCTACTGACAACTCCCATTgcttgtgcaatgtctggtctggtcCACACCATGGTGAACATAAGACTTCCTACTACTAATGAGTATGGTACATGAGACATTTGTGTCTTCTCTACTTCTGTGCTAGGGAACTGTTTAGAAGACAATTTAATATGAATAGGAAATGGAGTACGAACTAGTTGTACTTTCTGCATATTGAAGAGCTGCAAAACCTTCTCCACATAAGTTTTATGTGACAAACATAATTTCCTATTGTTTCTGTCTCTATGTATCCTCATTCTAGGAATTTGATTTGCACTgcctaagtccttcatctcaaactccctAGCATGCTGAGTTTTCAAATGAATGATTTTATACATGTTGGGACTTGctaccaacatatcatcaacatacagtaGTAGAATAATAAAACTACCATAATCATATCTTTGAAAATATGCACAATGATTAGCCTCACATCTACTAAAACCCAAATTCAACATGAAGGAATCAA from Cryptomeria japonica chromosome 3, Sugi_1.0, whole genome shotgun sequence harbors:
- the LOC131874420 gene encoding cucumisin-like; translation: MYRTKVPRHYPDSAILELKLTERIVETAKSPIASIAKSVATNDLPAPIVASFSSKEPNPITPDHLKPDITAPGVDILGAWSNAAPEQLPMLSSTLDATLDGNEAAELGYGAGQINPFKAINLGLVYDTNVDSYINMLCSQGYNETFLRLLTGEFIVCSSNLSNNGVWELNYPSIMVIGNVSEPFLAQFLRTVTNVGPAKST